The sequence GTTACCGCTTTTACGATGCCTTCCGGGGCAGGGTGCGGATGCTGGAATCGCATTTTCTCGTCGCCATCGTCTCGCGCAATCCCGCCCTGCTCGGGGGCGATTGGCAGAGGCTGGTCTGCGAGGACCTGATCCTGCCGTCGTTCAAGATCAGCAAACTCGAGGCCGTAGGCCGGCGACTGAAGCGCAACTACATTTTCATCATCGCCGTCATTCTCGTCGCATGGATGACCAAGCTGTTCATGCACGCCAAGCCGCCGATCCATTCGTTGGGCGCTTTCTACCAAGCGTTGGGTGTCGGCGAGCTGCCGGGCTGGTTTGTCGGCGTGATTCTGGCCTTCACCATCGTCGGTTCGATCGCCCTCACGTGGTATGTCTCGTTCAACACGGCCGGCGAAGTCACGGACCTCCGCGGCAGCCACAAAGAGCAATGGCGCATTTAGACAGTCTGCCGGGAGAACCCCTCGCCCGTCTCCGCGCCATTGTTGCCATCCTCCGCTCGCCGGAGGGATGCCCGTGGGACCGCGAACAGACCCACGAGAGCCTCCGCGCGGGACTGCTCGAGGAGGCGTGCGAGGCGATCGATGCCATCACCCGTGCGGACGACGCCAATCTCCGCGAAGAACTCGGAGATCTGATGCTGCAGGTGGTATTCCATGCCGACCTTGCGACGGAGCGCGGGGCTTTCACATTGGAAGACGCCGCCGCCCACGCTTGCGAGAAACTCGTGCGGCGACACCCGCACGTTTTCGGGGGTGCCGACGCGAAAGATACGCACGCCGTCCTCCGCCAATGGGAGCAGATCAAGCGCGAAGAGAAAGGAGCTTC comes from Chthoniobacterales bacterium and encodes:
- a CDS encoding DUF2270 domain-containing protein, with product MEDRKTSTTGTRELEDPCYVNAMSHFYRGELGRIMVWRQRLDITTNWAITSTTTIITVAFSFRDIPHIVFFFNLVIVLMMLWIEARRYRFYDAFRGRVRMLESHFLVAIVSRNPALLGGDWQRLVCEDLILPSFKISKLEAVGRRLKRNYIFIIAVILVAWMTKLFMHAKPPIHSLGAFYQALGVGELPGWFVGVILAFTIVGSIALTWYVSFNTAGEVTDLRGSHKEQWRI
- the mazG gene encoding nucleoside triphosphate pyrophosphohydrolase: MAHLDSLPGEPLARLRAIVAILRSPEGCPWDREQTHESLRAGLLEEACEAIDAITRADDANLREELGDLMLQVVFHADLATERGAFTLEDAAAHACEKLVRRHPHVFGGADAKDTHAVLRQWEQIKREEKGASASVMDGIPRALPALVRAANVQKKASRVGFDWPDASGVIDKFREEVAELSAELGSGDPGKLEHEIGDILFTAVNMARKLGVEPELALENANQRFIARFRHMEKAAGETGGKLEDLSPGELERLWENAKSQKL